From one Flavobacteriales bacterium genomic stretch:
- a CDS encoding DUF2330 domain-containing protein yields the protein MRTLLLPALALMAHQAGAFCGFYVAKADATLFNDRSEVILVRDGQRTILTMSNDFKGDVKGFALVVPVPTVLLRDDIKVVERRVFDALDAYSAPRLVEYYDENPCQRWLYSNADMQESVAAPRSASAMKQEEREAKDKGVTIEARYTVGEYDILILSAKESVGLKEWLMENGYKIPQTAHEVLDPYIRSNLKFFVVKVNLKELQASGYSTLRPIQIRYESHKFMLPIRLGMANSNGSQDMIVHAFTRTGRVECVNYRTVKVPSDRNIPLFAKQRFGPFYKDLFARAHRREGRNTVFLEYAWNVTPSFNGMKCDPCVGPPPMPREFAQAGADWSQQGAPTFYTRLHVRYSRDRFPQDLVFQVTPNTEHFQARYVLTHPAQGDLTCSDGQDYLEQLYYRRHRELEELHSLTGWNVDKHRDYADEVRRRMSPERRNTVAPPVPFNGPGGMGGRWMIAMLGALAFALVEYTARRRWKLA from the coding sequence ATGAGAACCCTTCTGCTTCCCGCCCTTGCGCTCATGGCGCACCAAGCCGGTGCCTTCTGCGGCTTCTATGTGGCCAAGGCCGATGCCACGCTCTTCAACGACCGCAGCGAGGTGATCCTCGTGCGCGACGGCCAGCGCACCATCCTCACCATGAGCAATGACTTCAAGGGCGACGTGAAGGGCTTTGCCTTGGTGGTGCCCGTGCCCACCGTGCTTCTGCGCGACGACATCAAGGTGGTGGAGCGCCGTGTATTCGATGCGCTCGATGCCTACAGCGCGCCACGGCTGGTGGAGTATTATGATGAGAATCCGTGCCAGCGCTGGCTCTATAGCAATGCAGACATGCAGGAGAGCGTGGCCGCTCCGAGGTCCGCCTCGGCCATGAAGCAAGAGGAACGTGAAGCCAAGGACAAAGGCGTCACCATCGAGGCGCGTTACACGGTAGGGGAGTATGACATCCTGATCCTGAGCGCGAAGGAGAGCGTGGGCCTTAAGGAATGGCTGATGGAGAATGGGTACAAGATCCCGCAGACGGCGCACGAAGTGCTGGACCCCTACATCAGGAGCAACCTGAAGTTCTTCGTGGTGAAGGTGAACCTGAAGGAACTCCAGGCATCGGGTTACAGCACCTTGCGGCCCATTCAGATCCGGTATGAGAGCCACAAGTTCATGTTGCCCATCCGATTGGGCATGGCCAACAGCAACGGCTCGCAGGACATGATCGTGCATGCCTTCACGCGCACGGGCCGTGTGGAGTGCGTGAACTATCGCACGGTGAAAGTGCCCAGCGACCGGAACATCCCGCTCTTCGCGAAGCAGCGATTCGGTCCTTTCTACAAGGATCTCTTCGCGCGGGCGCATCGCCGTGAGGGCCGCAACACGGTCTTCCTGGAGTACGCGTGGAACGTGACGCCCAGCTTCAATGGCATGAAGTGCGACCCCTGCGTGGGCCCGCCGCCCATGCCACGCGAATTCGCGCAGGCCGGAGCCGATTGGAGCCAGCAGGGCGCTCCCACTTTCTACACACGGCTGCATGTGCGCTACTCCCGCGATCGTTTCCCGCAGGACCTCGTTTTTCAAGTGACGCCCAACACCGAGCATTTCCAAGCACGCTACGTCCTCACCCACCCGGCCCAGGGCGACCTTACCTGCTCCGATGGACAGGATTACCTGGAGCAGCTCTACTACCGCCGCCATCGTGAACTGGAAGAGCTCCATTCACTCACCGGATGGAACGTGGACAAGCACCGCGACTACGCGGATGAGGTGAGGCGTCGCATGAGCCCGGAGCGACGCAACACGGTCGCGCCACCGGTGCCATTCAATGGCCCAGGAGGCATGGGCGGGCGCTGGATGATCGCGATGCTGGGGGCGTTGGCCTTCGCGCTGGTCGAATACACCGCAAGACGCCGCTGGAAACTCGCATAG
- a CDS encoding phosphoheptose isomerase, producing the protein MAQLNDAFEDGKRISPRLPEGKKNFLIDIDGTICEDIPNEEPERMAIASIYEGALEICNGWFDEGHIITFFTSRTEEHREVTMAWLDAHGFKYHAILFGKPRGGNYHWIDNHIVRATRYDGKFTKLVERQATIEAFEE; encoded by the coding sequence ATGGCACAGCTCAACGACGCCTTCGAGGATGGCAAGCGCATCAGCCCAAGGCTGCCCGAAGGGAAGAAGAACTTCCTCATCGACATCGACGGCACCATCTGCGAGGACATCCCCAACGAGGAGCCCGAGCGCATGGCAATCGCCTCCATTTACGAGGGCGCGCTGGAGATCTGCAACGGCTGGTTCGATGAAGGGCACATCATCACCTTCTTCACCAGTCGGACCGAGGAGCACCGCGAAGTGACCATGGCGTGGCTCGATGCGCACGGCTTCAAGTACCACGCGATCCTCTTCGGCAAGCCGCGCGGCGGCAACTACCATTGGATCGACAACCATATCGTGCGCGCCACGCGCTACGATGGCAAGTTCACCAAGCTTGTGGAGCGCCAGGCCACGATCGAGGCGTTCGAGGAGTAG